Proteins encoded in a region of the Panicum hallii strain FIL2 chromosome 3, PHallii_v3.1, whole genome shotgun sequence genome:
- the LOC112884024 gene encoding probable ADP-ribosylation factor GTPase-activating protein AGD11, which produces MERDGMEGNNLLHFLDTPSAHYRLNCDGRFEAENDGDDRSDASDPANARELLECLLNQPANKFCADCGIPDPKWAALPFGAFICIKCSGTHRSLGVHISKVISVNLDEWTDEEVHCLAESGGNSVVNTRYEAFLPENKKIKQDCSTEERNDFIRKKYQFQQFVCDPQFSCPLPLNKKHAQDKHQQHNSNKHGFGHAFRNSWRKKDSDSKGLKKMSDVGMIEFVGLIKVNIVKGTDLAVRDVMSSDPYVMINLGHQSMKTKVIKNTLNPIWNERLMLSIPDPIPPLKLQVFDKDTFSSDDRMGEADVDIRPLIAATKEHENSTITELTELYRWSASEDSNGVLAKDSVISIANGKVKQEITLKLQNVERGELEIEIECVPLSQ; this is translated from the exons aTGGAGAGAGACGGGATGGAGGGCAACAATCTTCTGCATTTTCTTGATACCCCAAGCGCGCATTACAGACT GAACTGCGATGGACGATTTGAAGCCGAAAATGATGGGGATGATCGCTCTGATGCATCAG ATCCAGCTAATGCGAGGGAATTGTTGGAGTGTCTGTTGAACCAACCAGCAAACAAATTCTGCGCAGACTGTGGCATTCCTGATCCAAAATGGGC GGCCTTGCCTTTTGGGGCATTCATTTGCATTAAGTGCTCTGGAACTCATAGAAGTCTTGGAGTACATATATCAAAG GTGATTTCGGTGAATCTGGATGAGTGGACAGATGAAGAAGTCCACTGTTTAGCTGAATCAGGAGGAAATTCTGTTGTTAACACAAGATATGAGGCTTTTTTACCCGAAAACAAGAAAATAAAACAAGATTGCTCAACTGAGGAGCGTAATGATTTCATTAG GAAAAAATACCAGTTTCAGCAGTTTGTGTGTGATCCACAATTTTCATGCCCTTTACCACTTAATAAGAAGCATGCACAAGATAAACACCAGCAGCACAATAGCAACAAACATGGTTTTGGTCATGCTTTCAGGAATAGCTGGAGGAAAAAGGATTCAGATAGCAAAGGACTAAAGAAAATG TCGGATGTGGGAATGATAGAATTTGTTGGATTAATCAAGGTCAATATCGTAAAAGGCACAGATTTAGCTGTTCGTGATGTGATGTCAAGTGATCCATATGTCATGATTAATCTAGGGCATCAG TCCATGAAAACTAAGGTGATAAAGAACACCCTGAATCCTATCTGGAACGAAAGACTAATGCTTTCGATTCCTGACCCAATTCCGCCTCTTAAACTG CAAGTATTTGACAAGGACACATTCAGCTCCGATGACCGGATGGGGGAGGCCGACGTGGACATCCGGCCACTGATTGCAGCAACGAAGGAGCATGAGAACTCAACCATCACCGAATTGACGGAGCTTTACAGATGGTCGGCCAGTGAAGACAGCAACGGTGTGCTTGCCAAGGACAGCGTGATCTCCATTGCTAATGGCAAGGTGAAGCAGGAGATCACTCTGAAGCTCCAGAACGTCGAGCGCGGGGAGCTCGAGATTGAGATCGAGTGTGTGCCACTCAGCCAGTAG